The Cryptosporangium minutisporangium genome has a window encoding:
- a CDS encoding amino acid ABC transporter permease, with amino-acid sequence MSASVLFDEPGPRGRRRIRIASAVTVVVLAVVVGLALQQFASHGQLDADKWRPFGEWPIWEYLLVGLRGTLQAAALVAVLGAAFGLVLALARLSPVRPIRWLAATYIEIARTLPVLLLIYVTLFALPAYGLNLPLLWKLVLPLTVANSAAFAEIFRAGIVSMPRGQNEAALSLGMTRTQAMRLVVLPQALRAVAPSVVSQLVSLLKDTSLGYIVAFTELLYRAQVLAAYNHLLVQTYLVVTLVYLVCNLSLSGAAHRLQTFTRRRTAAPVPEKTP; translated from the coding sequence ATGAGCGCGTCTGTTCTCTTCGACGAACCCGGGCCGCGGGGGCGGCGCCGGATCCGGATCGCGTCGGCCGTCACCGTCGTCGTGCTGGCCGTGGTGGTCGGGCTCGCGCTGCAGCAGTTCGCGTCGCACGGCCAGCTGGACGCCGACAAGTGGCGTCCGTTCGGCGAGTGGCCGATCTGGGAGTACCTGCTGGTCGGTCTGCGGGGCACGCTGCAGGCCGCGGCCCTGGTCGCGGTGCTGGGTGCGGCGTTCGGGTTGGTGCTGGCGCTCGCCCGGCTCTCCCCGGTGCGCCCGATCCGCTGGCTGGCCGCGACCTACATCGAGATCGCGCGGACGCTTCCGGTCCTGCTGCTGATCTACGTGACGCTGTTCGCGTTGCCGGCGTACGGGCTGAATTTGCCGCTGCTCTGGAAGCTCGTGCTGCCGCTGACCGTGGCCAACAGCGCCGCGTTCGCGGAGATCTTCCGGGCCGGGATCGTCAGCATGCCGCGCGGGCAGAACGAGGCCGCGCTGAGCCTCGGGATGACCCGGACCCAGGCGATGCGGCTGGTCGTGCTTCCGCAGGCCCTGCGCGCGGTCGCGCCGTCGGTGGTGTCCCAGCTGGTCAGTCTGCTCAAGGACACCTCGCTCGGCTACATCGTCGCGTTCACCGAGCTGCTGTACCGCGCCCAGGTGCTCGCCGCCTACAACCACCTGCTCGTCCAGACGTACCTCGTCGTCACGCTCGTTTACCTGGTCTGCAACCTGTCGCTGTCGGGCGCCGCCCACCGTCTGCAGACGTTCACCCGGCGGCGCACCGCCGCCCCCGTTCCGGAGAAGACCCCATGA
- a CDS encoding DUF58 domain-containing protein has product MSPAELTPERRLRRLELVITRRLDGLLHGSYLGLLPGVGSEAAGSREYQPGEDEVRRMDWAVTARTTTPHVRTVDADRELATWVLADATASMDFGTGDLEKRELTVAAVAAVGFLTAGAGNRLGTHLLHPDGVRRFPARSGRTHLLGILRALLAAPRSEASGDPGFPDALTQLNRRTARRGLVVVVSDFLDGLDEDGLGRGAPAWEQPLRRLAARHQVLAVHVVDPRELELPDVGVLTVVDPETGQRREVATAARALRERYAAAAQQQQATIAGALRRAGAAHLILRTDRDWVADIVRHVYAQRRLGRAAHRPISTGGATA; this is encoded by the coding sequence ATGAGCCCGGCCGAGCTGACGCCGGAGCGGCGGCTCCGTCGGCTGGAGCTGGTGATCACCCGGCGGCTCGACGGACTGCTGCACGGCTCCTACCTCGGGCTGCTGCCCGGCGTCGGCAGCGAAGCCGCCGGTAGCCGCGAGTACCAGCCGGGTGAGGACGAGGTGCGCCGCATGGACTGGGCGGTCACCGCCCGGACCACCACGCCGCACGTCCGGACCGTCGACGCCGACCGGGAGCTGGCGACCTGGGTGCTCGCCGACGCCACCGCGAGCATGGACTTCGGCACCGGTGACCTCGAGAAGCGGGAGCTGACGGTCGCCGCCGTGGCCGCGGTCGGGTTCCTCACCGCCGGTGCGGGCAACCGGCTCGGCACCCACCTGCTGCACCCGGACGGTGTCCGCCGCTTCCCGGCGCGCAGTGGCCGCACCCACCTGCTCGGCATCCTCCGGGCGCTGCTCGCCGCGCCCCGATCCGAGGCTTCCGGAGACCCCGGCTTCCCGGACGCGCTCACGCAGCTGAACCGCAGGACGGCCCGCCGCGGTCTGGTCGTGGTCGTCTCCGACTTCCTCGACGGCCTCGACGAGGACGGGCTGGGGCGGGGCGCACCGGCCTGGGAACAGCCGCTGCGGCGACTGGCCGCCCGTCACCAGGTCCTCGCGGTGCACGTCGTCGATCCGCGCGAACTGGAACTGCCGGACGTCGGCGTGCTCACCGTCGTCGACCCGGAGACCGGGCAGCGACGCGAGGTCGCGACGGCCGCCCGGGCGCTGCGGGAACGGTACGCGGCCGCCGCCCAGCAGCAGCAGGCCACGATCGCCGGTGCGCTGCGGCGGGCCGGGGCCGCACACCTGATCCTGCGCACCGACCGCGACTGGGTCGCCGACATCGTCCGGCACGTCTACGCGCAACGCCGCCTGGGCCGTGCCGCTCACCGACCGATCAGCACCGGAGGTGCCACCGCATGA
- a CDS encoding ROK family protein: MTTAVVAVDVGGTTVKASVVDDRGSRRYHRTAPSAGGDDTVAVIRTLIDALRADALADGLDVLAAGVVTPGLVDAGTGRVAYASNLGWRDLDLRAALEGPLGLPVSVGHDVRAAGRAERHLGAARGAGDFVLLQLGTGIAAAVVTEGALVSGAGSAAGEAGHMPVYPGGEPCPCGKRGCLEAYASGAAIARRYRAAGGRDGATARGVAGLLGRDPIADQVWDEAVTALALGVSTLTMVLDPALVVLGGGLALAGDALLRPVERALPELLVWRAAPRIRLSTLGTTGGEWGAAIEAFGLTASARCVEAWSRPVAPAV; the protein is encoded by the coding sequence ATGACCACCGCGGTCGTCGCCGTCGATGTGGGAGGCACCACGGTCAAGGCCTCCGTGGTCGACGACCGGGGGTCGCGGCGGTACCACCGCACGGCGCCGAGCGCGGGGGGCGACGACACGGTCGCGGTGATCCGGACGCTGATCGACGCGTTGCGCGCCGACGCGCTCGCCGACGGGCTGGACGTGCTGGCCGCCGGAGTGGTGACACCCGGCCTGGTCGACGCCGGGACCGGGCGGGTCGCGTACGCGTCGAACCTGGGCTGGCGGGACCTGGACCTGCGGGCGGCGCTGGAGGGTCCGCTGGGGTTGCCGGTCTCGGTCGGCCACGACGTGCGGGCGGCCGGGAGGGCCGAACGACACCTGGGCGCGGCTCGCGGTGCGGGGGACTTCGTGCTGTTGCAGCTCGGCACCGGGATCGCGGCGGCGGTCGTGACCGAGGGCGCGCTGGTCAGCGGCGCGGGCAGCGCCGCGGGGGAGGCCGGGCACATGCCGGTCTACCCGGGCGGCGAGCCGTGCCCGTGCGGAAAGCGCGGCTGCCTCGAGGCGTACGCGTCGGGCGCGGCGATCGCCCGCCGGTACCGGGCGGCCGGTGGGCGCGACGGTGCCACCGCACGGGGTGTGGCTGGGTTGCTCGGCCGGGACCCGATCGCCGACCAGGTCTGGGACGAGGCGGTGACCGCGCTCGCGCTCGGCGTCAGCACGCTGACGATGGTGCTCGACCCGGCGCTGGTCGTGCTCGGAGGTGGGTTGGCGCTCGCCGGTGACGCGCTGCTCCGGCCGGTGGAGCGCGCGCTGCCGGAGCTGCTGGTGTGGCGGGCCGCGCCGCGGATCCGGCTGTCGACGCTCGGTACCACTGGCGGCGAGTGGGGCGCGGCGATCGAGGCGTTCGGGCTCACCGCGTCCGCGCGCTGCGTCGAAGCGTGGAGCCGCCCGGTGGCCCCGGCCGTCTGA
- a CDS encoding cold-shock protein — MATGTVKWFNAEKGFGFIAPDGGGPDVFAHYSAIQGQGYKELTDGQQVEFEVTQGQKGPQAANIQPL, encoded by the coding sequence ATGGCTACTGGCACCGTGAAGTGGTTCAACGCAGAGAAGGGCTTCGGCTTCATCGCCCCGGACGGGGGCGGCCCGGACGTCTTCGCCCACTACTCGGCGATCCAGGGACAGGGCTACAAGGAGCTGACCGACGGTCAGCAGGTCGAGTTCGAGGTCACGCAGGGCCAGAAGGGCCCGCAGGCTGCGAACATCCAGCCTCTCTGA
- a CDS encoding S1C family serine protease, protein MSGLGSPRGPHFVSPHLLAPPPYVPIAPPGTRRRWPLVAAAGVAVVLLSTGTGGVAGYVAGADEQPPAAVATTGIPSDLVAAASRALPGVVSVQVRTGSGGSSGSGFVFDDRGHVVTNNHVVAAEGGGSVYVVGSDGRRLRAEVIGTDPSSDIAVLRVDPSPALRPLGLADLGRTRVGEPVLAVGSPLGLSGTVTAGIVSALDREVRLGGAVRQSAVQTDASINPGNSGGPLVNARGDVVGVNTAIATLEGGGSIGIGFAIPIDRVQQVATTLIARG, encoded by the coding sequence ATGTCCGGACTGGGATCACCGAGGGGACCGCACTTCGTCTCCCCGCACCTCCTCGCACCACCGCCCTATGTGCCGATCGCACCGCCGGGCACCCGCCGCCGCTGGCCGCTGGTCGCCGCAGCCGGCGTGGCGGTGGTCCTGCTCTCGACGGGCACCGGCGGCGTCGCCGGGTACGTCGCGGGGGCGGACGAGCAGCCACCCGCCGCGGTCGCGACGACCGGCATCCCGTCCGATCTGGTCGCCGCGGCCAGCCGGGCTCTCCCGGGTGTCGTCTCCGTGCAGGTCCGCACCGGATCGGGTGGTTCGTCCGGGTCCGGCTTCGTCTTCGACGACCGCGGCCACGTCGTCACGAACAACCACGTCGTCGCGGCCGAGGGCGGTGGATCGGTGTACGTCGTCGGCTCGGACGGGCGCCGGCTGCGCGCCGAGGTGATCGGCACCGACCCGAGCAGCGACATCGCGGTGCTGCGGGTCGATCCGTCGCCCGCGTTACGCCCGCTCGGCCTCGCCGACCTCGGCCGGACCCGGGTCGGCGAGCCGGTTCTCGCGGTCGGCTCGCCGCTCGGACTGTCCGGCACCGTGACCGCCGGCATCGTCAGCGCGCTGGACCGGGAGGTGCGGCTCGGCGGTGCGGTGCGGCAGTCGGCCGTGCAGACCGACGCGTCGATCAACCCCGGCAACTCCGGTGGCCCGCTGGTCAACGCGCGCGGCGACGTCGTGGGCGTCAACACCGCGATCGCGACGCTGGAGGGCGGTGGCTCGATCGGGATCGGGTTCGCGATCCCGATCGACCGCGTGCAGCAAGTCGCCACCACGCTGATCGCCCGGGGATAG
- a CDS encoding copper homeostasis protein CutC → MTLVEICVDDVDGARIAEACGADRIELCADLLEGGITPSHGMLDAVVGATSRVGVQVLIRPRGGDFVYSADEVRVMRFDIRTFARYPRVGFVLSGLTPSGRVDVPALSELLAECGGAPVTFSRAFDQVDDQFEALDTLAGLGVRRVLTGGGPGTAAEGRDRLRALVEHADGRLAVLAGGSVRSPNVAALVAHTGVPEVHLRAMAPVGGRDRTSADEVRAVLTALGDR, encoded by the coding sequence GTGACGCTCGTCGAGATCTGCGTGGACGACGTCGACGGGGCCAGGATCGCGGAGGCCTGCGGCGCGGACCGGATCGAGCTCTGCGCCGACCTGCTGGAGGGCGGTATCACGCCGAGCCACGGCATGCTGGACGCCGTCGTCGGGGCGACGTCGCGGGTCGGCGTCCAGGTGCTGATCCGGCCGCGCGGCGGGGACTTCGTGTACTCCGCCGACGAGGTGCGGGTGATGCGGTTCGACATCCGGACGTTCGCGCGGTATCCGCGGGTGGGGTTCGTGCTGTCCGGGCTGACGCCGTCCGGGCGGGTGGACGTTCCGGCGCTGTCCGAGCTGCTCGCGGAGTGCGGTGGTGCGCCGGTGACGTTCAGCCGCGCGTTCGACCAGGTGGACGACCAGTTCGAAGCGCTGGACACGCTGGCCGGGCTGGGCGTGCGCCGGGTGCTCACCGGGGGAGGTCCTGGCACCGCCGCGGAGGGCCGCGACCGGCTCCGGGCTCTGGTCGAGCACGCCGACGGTCGGCTCGCGGTCCTCGCGGGCGGGTCGGTGCGGTCACCCAACGTCGCGGCGCTGGTCGCGCACACCGGCGTGCCGGAGGTGCACCTGCGCGCGATGGCGCCGGTGGGGGGCCGGGACCGGACCTCGGCGGACGAGGTGCGGGCCGTGCTGACCGCGCTGGGGGACCGATGA
- a CDS encoding HAMP domain-containing sensor histidine kinase codes for MRRPEVFRSIRFRLTVIYSTLLFALAGTALGVTYIAVAQTTEPQPITQRTAKVYGAEWELLGTTTVAEVSEIEAAVNYNTLQNLRTYSLIALGGLFVASLGIGWVLSGRVLRPVGAIARAARDIQATDLSRRIRLHGPHDELRELGDTIDSMLDRLEDAFSAQRQLIDDASHELRSPLAIIRTHLDASLTDPDATPDERQRAVAVVDRATSRMSRLVEDLLATARRDADAAVETDVDLAAVAREAGEEASLDDRPIRLRYATVPGLRLVGDADALRRAVGNLLSNALRLAPEGSTVTVATGRSGSWLWAAVADEGPGIAQEDLPRVFDRFWRAPNGRSSSRERRTGLGLAIVRQITESHGGSVAAFSAVGTGSTFVLWLPAADRTGDEPPPQRSPWP; via the coding sequence GTGAGGCGGCCCGAGGTGTTCCGCTCGATCCGGTTCCGGCTCACGGTGATCTACTCGACGCTGCTCTTCGCGCTGGCCGGCACCGCGCTCGGCGTCACCTACATCGCGGTGGCGCAGACGACCGAGCCGCAGCCGATCACCCAGCGGACCGCCAAGGTCTACGGCGCCGAGTGGGAGCTCCTCGGGACGACCACCGTGGCCGAGGTCAGCGAGATCGAGGCCGCGGTCAACTACAACACGCTGCAGAACCTGCGCACGTACTCGCTGATCGCGCTCGGTGGGCTGTTCGTGGCGAGCCTCGGCATCGGCTGGGTGCTCTCCGGGCGGGTGCTGCGGCCGGTCGGCGCGATCGCCAGGGCCGCGCGGGACATCCAGGCCACCGACCTGTCCCGCCGGATCCGGCTGCACGGACCGCACGACGAGCTGCGGGAGCTCGGCGACACGATCGACTCGATGCTCGACCGCCTCGAGGACGCGTTCTCGGCGCAGCGTCAACTGATCGACGATGCCTCCCACGAGCTGCGCAGCCCGCTGGCGATCATCCGTACCCACCTGGACGCGTCGCTGACCGACCCCGACGCGACGCCGGACGAGCGGCAGCGGGCGGTCGCGGTCGTCGACCGCGCCACGTCGCGGATGTCGCGCCTGGTCGAGGACCTGCTGGCGACCGCGCGCCGGGACGCGGACGCCGCGGTCGAGACCGATGTGGATCTCGCCGCGGTCGCCAGGGAAGCCGGGGAGGAGGCCTCGCTCGACGACCGTCCGATCCGGCTCCGGTACGCGACCGTGCCCGGCCTGCGCCTGGTCGGTGACGCGGACGCGCTGCGGCGCGCGGTCGGCAACTTGCTCTCCAACGCGCTGCGCCTCGCCCCGGAGGGATCCACCGTCACGGTGGCCACCGGCCGGTCCGGGTCGTGGCTGTGGGCGGCGGTCGCCGACGAAGGGCCGGGCATCGCGCAGGAGGACCTTCCCCGCGTGTTCGACCGGTTCTGGCGGGCGCCGAACGGACGGAGCTCGTCGCGCGAGCGCCGCACCGGGCTGGGCCTCGCGATCGTCCGGCAGATCACCGAATCCCACGGCGGCTCCGTCGCGGCTTTCTCCGCGGTCGGGACGGGCAGTACGTTCGTACTCTGGCTTCCGGCCGCCGACCGCACGGGCGACGAACCACCCCCGCAACGCAGTCCATGGCCCTGA
- a CDS encoding asparaginase, with amino-acid sequence MSDLAELAVVERDGFAESRHHGTLVALSADGRVAFAAGDPDAPILPRSSVKPWQAVACRALGLELDAAGTALSAGSHTGEDAHVAVVREILASAGLGEDALGCPPDRPENVPTRDRLIAAGSPPERIRMNCSGKHAAMLAASVRNGWDVAGYLDADHPVQQRVRAAIEEASGGPVTHVTTDGCGAPLFGTTTLGLARAASRLVTAAGGTPERVVADAMRAEPFYVAGTGHVNTELMRRVPGVVAKGGAEGVLIAAAADGRAVAMKVLDGSPRATTMLAVAALTALGVDTSDAGDLAEVPVLGGGRPVGRIRLGVDVAELASVGPR; translated from the coding sequence ATGAGTGACCTTGCTGAGCTGGCCGTCGTCGAACGCGACGGGTTTGCGGAGAGCCGCCACCACGGCACGCTGGTCGCGCTCTCCGCGGACGGCCGGGTCGCGTTCGCGGCCGGCGACCCGGACGCGCCGATCCTGCCGCGCTCGTCGGTGAAGCCGTGGCAGGCGGTCGCCTGCCGCGCGCTCGGCCTGGAGCTGGACGCCGCGGGCACCGCGTTGTCCGCGGGCAGCCACACCGGCGAGGACGCCCACGTCGCCGTGGTCCGGGAGATCCTGGCGTCGGCCGGGCTCGGCGAGGACGCCCTCGGCTGCCCGCCGGACCGGCCGGAGAACGTTCCGACGCGGGATCGGCTGATCGCCGCCGGGTCGCCGCCCGAGCGGATCCGGATGAACTGTTCCGGCAAGCACGCGGCGATGCTCGCGGCCTCCGTGCGCAACGGCTGGGACGTGGCCGGATACCTGGACGCCGACCATCCGGTGCAGCAGCGCGTCCGCGCCGCGATCGAGGAGGCCAGCGGTGGGCCGGTGACCCACGTGACCACCGACGGCTGCGGAGCGCCGCTCTTCGGCACCACCACGCTCGGCCTGGCGCGTGCCGCGTCCCGGCTGGTGACCGCTGCCGGAGGGACGCCGGAGCGGGTGGTCGCCGACGCCATGCGCGCCGAGCCGTTCTACGTCGCCGGGACCGGGCACGTGAACACCGAGCTGATGCGCCGGGTGCCCGGCGTCGTCGCGAAGGGCGGGGCCGAGGGCGTCCTGATCGCGGCCGCGGCGGACGGCCGTGCGGTCGCGATGAAGGTCCTCGACGGTTCGCCGCGGGCCACCACGATGCTCGCGGTCGCGGCGCTGACCGCGCTCGGTGTCGACACGTCCGACGCGGGTGACCTCGCGGAGGTGCCGGTGCTCGGCGGCGGCCGGCCGGTCGGCCGGATCCGGCTCGGCGTCGACGTGGCGGAGCTCGCTTCGGTCGGGCCGCGGTGA
- a CDS encoding amino acid ABC transporter permease, whose protein sequence is MNVLLDNLPALLDGLWTTLWMTVVAGVGALLLGVVVTAARVSPVPILRGLAFGYVQFFLNVPALALLVLFVFALPDIGLLLPLTTTAVVVLVIYEAAYVAEAVRSGINTVSMGQAEAARALGLTFFQSLRLVILPQALRAVVQPVGNVMIALVMNTSLAAAVGVVELTASANKVNLVHAQPIPIFVGAGLAYMALALVIGLSTGVVERRVAIVR, encoded by the coding sequence GTGAACGTCCTGCTCGACAATTTGCCCGCGCTGCTGGACGGGCTGTGGACGACGCTCTGGATGACCGTCGTCGCCGGCGTCGGCGCGCTGCTGCTCGGCGTCGTGGTCACCGCGGCCCGGGTCAGCCCGGTGCCGATCCTGCGTGGCCTCGCGTTCGGCTACGTGCAGTTCTTCCTCAACGTGCCGGCGCTCGCGCTGCTCGTGCTGTTCGTGTTCGCGCTCCCGGACATCGGGCTGCTGCTGCCGCTGACCACCACGGCCGTCGTCGTGCTGGTGATCTACGAGGCCGCGTACGTCGCCGAGGCGGTGCGCAGCGGCATCAACACGGTGTCGATGGGCCAGGCGGAGGCCGCGCGCGCACTGGGCCTGACGTTCTTCCAGTCGCTGCGGCTGGTGATCCTGCCGCAAGCGCTGCGCGCCGTCGTCCAGCCGGTCGGCAACGTGATGATCGCGCTGGTCATGAACACCTCGCTCGCCGCGGCCGTCGGCGTGGTCGAGCTGACCGCCAGCGCGAACAAGGTCAACCTCGTGCACGCCCAGCCGATCCCGATCTTCGTCGGCGCCGGGCTCGCCTACATGGCGCTCGCGCTCGTGATCGGGCTGTCGACCGGCGTGGTGGAGCGTCGGGTGGCGATCGTCCGATGA
- a CDS encoding VWA domain-containing protein, whose amino-acid sequence MNWLSPERLWLLLGVAALAAAYVLAQRRRSRYAVRFTNLKLLDRVAPQQPAWRRHVPASLFLVMLILLVVGFARPQAEVQVPRERATVLVAVDVSRSMLAPDVAPDRLTAAKDAAREFVADLPEQFNVGLIGFAGSASVFVPPSTDHDAVAAGIDRLAEGSAGQSGTAIGDAIATSLDQIRSASEGDEDAPPARVVVLSDGANTAGQNPDDAARLAAEQGVPVDTIAFGTADGTIDAGSGLGTGAQPVPVDGQTLESVAGATGGSYFQAGDADELRDAYSDIGSLIGYDTEVQDVSARFIGVGLVLAVLAAVASLFWFARLP is encoded by the coding sequence ATGAACTGGCTCTCCCCGGAGCGGCTGTGGCTGCTGCTCGGCGTCGCCGCGCTCGCGGCGGCGTACGTGCTCGCGCAGCGTCGCCGCAGCCGGTACGCCGTCCGGTTCACCAACCTCAAGCTGCTCGACCGGGTCGCGCCGCAGCAACCGGCCTGGCGCCGGCACGTCCCGGCGAGCCTCTTCCTCGTCATGCTGATCCTGCTGGTGGTGGGCTTCGCCCGGCCGCAGGCGGAGGTCCAGGTACCCCGGGAGCGCGCCACGGTGCTGGTCGCCGTCGACGTCTCCCGCTCGATGCTCGCCCCCGACGTCGCCCCGGACCGGCTGACCGCCGCGAAGGACGCGGCCCGGGAGTTCGTCGCCGACCTGCCCGAGCAGTTCAACGTCGGCCTGATCGGATTCGCCGGCAGCGCGTCGGTGTTCGTTCCGCCCTCGACCGACCACGACGCGGTGGCCGCCGGAATCGACCGGCTCGCCGAAGGCAGCGCCGGACAGTCGGGTACCGCGATCGGCGACGCGATCGCGACCTCCCTCGACCAGATCCGGTCGGCGTCCGAGGGGGACGAGGACGCGCCGCCCGCGCGCGTGGTCGTGCTCTCCGACGGTGCGAACACCGCCGGTCAGAACCCGGACGACGCGGCCAGGCTCGCCGCCGAGCAAGGCGTTCCGGTGGACACGATCGCGTTCGGCACCGCCGACGGAACGATCGACGCCGGCAGCGGTCTCGGCACCGGCGCCCAGCCGGTGCCGGTCGACGGCCAGACCCTCGAATCGGTGGCCGGCGCGACCGGTGGCTCCTACTTCCAGGCCGGCGACGCCGACGAGCTGCGCGACGCGTACTCCGACATCGGCAGCTTGATCGGCTACGACACCGAGGTCCAGGACGTCTCGGCGCGGTTCATCGGCGTCGGCCTGGTGCTGGCCGTGCTCGCTGCGGTCGCCTCCCTGTTCTGGTTCGCCCGCCTTCCGTGA
- a CDS encoding response regulator transcription factor: MRLLVVEDEEDLAEGLRVGLSRTGYAVDVATDATEAADRLTVHAYDLMLLDVNLPDGDGFALCRSLRTGELTTPGDGDLRVLMLTARGGLRDRVRGLDEGADDYLVKPFHLAELLARIRALLRRDTSGTTATLAVGDLALDTARHTATLRGEPLTLTRKEFGVCEYLMTRPGLVVSSEELLEHVWDANADPFTQTVRVTVGTLRRKLGDGSIETVVGRGYRLRDGGW, encoded by the coding sequence ATGAGGCTCTTGGTGGTCGAGGACGAAGAGGACCTGGCCGAGGGTCTGCGCGTCGGCCTGTCCCGCACCGGCTACGCCGTCGACGTCGCCACCGACGCGACCGAGGCCGCCGACCGGCTCACCGTCCACGCGTACGACCTGATGCTGCTCGACGTCAACCTGCCCGACGGCGACGGGTTCGCGCTGTGCCGGTCGCTGCGCACCGGTGAGCTGACGACGCCGGGCGACGGCGACCTGCGCGTGCTGATGCTCACCGCCCGTGGCGGGCTGCGCGACCGGGTCCGTGGCCTGGACGAGGGCGCAGACGACTACCTGGTCAAGCCGTTCCACCTGGCCGAGCTGCTGGCCCGGATCCGGGCGTTGCTCCGCCGCGACACCAGCGGCACCACGGCGACGCTCGCCGTCGGCGACCTGGCGCTGGACACCGCCCGGCACACCGCGACGCTGCGCGGCGAGCCGCTGACGCTGACCCGCAAGGAGTTCGGCGTGTGTGAGTACCTGATGACCAGGCCCGGCCTCGTGGTCTCCAGTGAGGAGCTGCTCGAGCACGTCTGGGACGCCAACGCCGACCCGTTCACCCAGACGGTCCGGGTCACGGTCGGGACGCTGCGGCGCAAGCTCGGCGACGGGTCGATCGAGACCGTGGTCGGGCGGGGTTACCGGCTCCGGGACGGTGGCTGGTGA
- a CDS encoding MoxR family ATPase: MTEHTPESDARLLEQTLFEVKKVIVGQDRLVERLLTALLAGGHCLLEGVPGVAKTLAAETLATAVGGSFRRIQFTPDLVPSDILGTRIYRPSQESFDVELGPVMANLVLADEINRAPAKVQSALLEVMAEGHVSIGGRTYPVPRPFLVLATQNPIESEGVYQLPEAQRDRFLMRVVVGYPDEREELAILYRMGGVRPAAQSVLDPTTLVRLQERARDVFVHHALAEYVVRLVFATRDPARFGLPEVAGQLAYGASPRATLGLVAAGRALALLRGRGYVLPGDILDVAPDVLSHRLVLAFDAVADGVPPETLVRRIVEVVPRPTIAPAQGTSGPGLGVAA; encoded by the coding sequence ATGACAGAGCACACCCCGGAGTCCGACGCGCGTTTGCTCGAGCAGACGCTGTTCGAGGTCAAGAAGGTCATCGTCGGGCAGGACCGGCTGGTCGAGCGGCTGCTGACCGCGCTGCTCGCCGGCGGACACTGCCTGCTGGAGGGCGTGCCAGGCGTCGCCAAGACCCTCGCCGCCGAGACGCTCGCGACGGCGGTCGGCGGTAGTTTCCGCCGGATCCAGTTCACCCCCGACCTGGTGCCCTCCGACATCCTCGGCACCCGGATCTACCGGCCGAGCCAGGAAAGCTTCGACGTCGAGCTCGGGCCGGTGATGGCCAACCTGGTGCTCGCCGACGAGATCAACCGGGCACCGGCGAAGGTGCAGTCCGCGCTGCTGGAGGTGATGGCCGAGGGCCACGTCTCGATCGGTGGCCGCACCTATCCGGTACCGCGCCCGTTCCTGGTGCTGGCCACTCAGAACCCGATCGAGAGCGAGGGCGTCTACCAGCTCCCGGAGGCCCAGCGCGACCGGTTCCTGATGCGCGTCGTCGTGGGCTACCCGGACGAGCGCGAGGAGCTGGCGATCCTCTACCGGATGGGCGGCGTGCGGCCGGCCGCGCAGTCCGTACTGGACCCCACGACGCTCGTCCGCCTGCAGGAGCGGGCCCGCGACGTGTTCGTGCACCACGCGCTGGCCGAGTACGTCGTCCGGCTGGTGTTCGCCACCCGGGACCCGGCGCGGTTCGGCCTGCCTGAGGTGGCCGGCCAGCTCGCCTACGGTGCCAGCCCTCGGGCGACGCTCGGGCTGGTGGCCGCGGGGCGGGCGCTGGCGTTGCTGCGCGGCCGCGGTTACGTCTTACCCGGCGACATCCTCGACGTCGCGCCGGACGTCCTCTCCCACCGGCTGGTGCTGGCGTTCGACGCGGTCGCCGACGGCGTCCCACCGGAGACGCTGGTCAGGCGGATCGTCGAGGTGGTACCGCGCCCGACGATCGCCCCGGCGCAGGGAACGTCGGGCCCCGGGCTCGGAGTGGCCGCATGA